One segment of Variovorax paradoxus DNA contains the following:
- a CDS encoding CoA-acylating methylmalonate-semialdehyde dehydrogenase, whose protein sequence is MDATTTPSTQVATVKLLIGGKFVESKTREWRDIVNPATQEVLARVPFATQDELDAAVASAKDAFKTWRKTPIGARARIFLKYQQLIRENMAELAAILTAEQGKTLPDAEGDVFRGLEVVEHASNIGNLQLGELANNVANGVDTYTLLQPLGVCAGITPFNFPAMIPLWMFPMAIVTGNTFVLKPSEQDPMVTMRLCELALEAGIPAGVLNVVHGGEAVVNGICDHKDIKAISFVGSTKVGTHVYNRATLAGKRVQCMMGAKNHAIVMPDANKEQTLNALAGASFGAAGQRCMAVSVAVLVGEARNWVPELIEKAKTLKVGAGVEKGVDVGPLVSCAAYDRVNSLIQRGEADGAKLVLDGRKPTVPGFEKGNFVGPTIFTGVKPGMTIYDQEIFGPVLCVADAETIDEAIELINSNPNGNGTAIFTQSGAAARRFQEDIDVGQVGINVPIPVPVPMFSFTGSRASKLGDLGPYGKQVIMFYTQTKTVTARWFDDSTVSHGVNTTISLK, encoded by the coding sequence ATGGACGCCACCACCACCCCGTCGACCCAGGTCGCCACCGTCAAGCTGCTGATCGGCGGCAAGTTCGTCGAGTCGAAGACCAGGGAATGGCGCGACATCGTCAATCCGGCCACGCAGGAGGTGCTCGCCCGCGTGCCCTTTGCCACGCAGGACGAACTCGACGCGGCCGTCGCGTCGGCCAAGGACGCCTTCAAGACCTGGCGCAAGACGCCCATCGGCGCTCGCGCCCGGATCTTCCTGAAGTACCAGCAGCTCATTCGCGAGAACATGGCCGAGCTGGCCGCCATCCTCACGGCGGAACAGGGCAAGACACTGCCCGACGCCGAAGGCGATGTGTTCCGCGGCCTCGAAGTGGTCGAGCACGCATCCAACATCGGCAACCTGCAGCTCGGCGAGCTGGCCAACAACGTGGCCAATGGCGTGGACACCTACACGCTGCTGCAGCCGCTGGGCGTGTGCGCCGGCATCACGCCGTTCAACTTCCCCGCGATGATTCCGCTGTGGATGTTCCCGATGGCCATCGTCACCGGCAACACCTTCGTGCTGAAGCCTTCCGAACAGGACCCGATGGTCACCATGCGCCTGTGCGAGCTGGCGCTCGAAGCCGGCATTCCGGCCGGCGTGCTGAACGTCGTGCATGGCGGCGAAGCCGTGGTCAACGGCATCTGCGACCACAAGGACATCAAGGCGATCAGCTTCGTCGGTTCGACCAAGGTCGGCACGCACGTCTACAACCGCGCCACGCTGGCCGGCAAGCGCGTGCAATGCATGATGGGCGCGAAGAACCACGCCATCGTGATGCCCGACGCCAACAAGGAACAGACGCTCAACGCACTGGCCGGCGCGAGCTTCGGTGCCGCGGGCCAGCGCTGCATGGCGGTGTCGGTGGCGGTCCTGGTGGGCGAGGCGCGCAACTGGGTGCCCGAACTCATCGAGAAGGCGAAGACGCTGAAGGTCGGTGCCGGCGTCGAGAAGGGCGTGGACGTGGGCCCGCTGGTGTCCTGCGCCGCGTACGACCGCGTCAACAGCCTCATCCAGCGCGGCGAAGCCGACGGTGCCAAGCTGGTGCTCGACGGCCGCAAGCCGACGGTGCCCGGTTTCGAGAAGGGCAACTTCGTCGGCCCGACGATCTTCACCGGCGTGAAGCCCGGCATGACGATCTATGACCAGGAAATCTTCGGGCCGGTGCTGTGCGTGGCCGACGCCGAGACCATCGACGAGGCGATCGAGCTGATCAACAGCAACCCGAACGGCAACGGCACCGCCATCTTCACGCAGTCGGGTGCGGCGGCCCGCCGCTTCCAGGAAGACATCGACGTGGGCCAGGTCGGCATCAACGTGCCGATCCCGGTGCCGGTGCCGATGTTCTCGTTCACCGGTTCGCGTGCGTCCAAGCTCGGCGATCTGGGCCCGTACGGCAAGCAGGTCATCATGTTCTACACGCAGACCAAGACCGTCACGGCGCGCTGGTTCGACGACAGCACCGTCTCGCACGGCGTGAACACCACCATCAGCCTCAAATGA
- a CDS encoding lysozyme inhibitor LprI family protein produces MRHGFRAAACVAAAAVALCAGGAQAAAGAPGCNPDGNQQEMNECAARDFRAADAELNIRYGEVMKTLSSQMRVALRNEQRAWLKGRDPACKRAAKASEGGSIWPMVFSACLETSTRKRTAELDRWKGREQ; encoded by the coding sequence ATGAGGCATGGGTTTCGCGCTGCGGCCTGCGTCGCGGCGGCGGCGGTTGCCTTGTGCGCCGGCGGTGCGCAGGCTGCTGCCGGTGCGCCCGGGTGCAATCCCGACGGGAACCAGCAGGAGATGAACGAGTGCGCGGCGCGCGACTTTCGCGCGGCCGATGCCGAGCTCAACATCCGCTACGGCGAGGTGATGAAGACGCTCTCGTCGCAGATGCGCGTGGCGCTGCGCAACGAGCAGCGTGCCTGGCTCAAGGGCCGCGACCCCGCCTGCAAGCGGGCGGCGAAGGCGAGCGAAGGCGGCTCCATCTGGCCCATGGTGTTCAGCGCATGCCTCGAGACATCAACCCGCAAACGCACCGCCGAACTGGATCGCTGGAAGGGCCGCGAGCAATGA
- a CDS encoding acyl-CoA dehydrogenase family protein, with amino-acid sequence MNFELSEEQNAFAQSARDFAQAEFAPHAARWDAEAFFPKEAIAKAGELGFCGLYAPERIGGLGLPRLDAALVFEEMAAVDPSTTAFITIHNMATWMLGTWAADEVAGQWGEELTSGRKLASYCLTEPGAGSDAGSLKTRAELQGAEYVINGGKAFISGAGATDVLVLMARTGGAGASGISAFAVPADAPGISYGKKEHKMGWNSQPTRTINFDNVRVPAQNLLGKEGEGFRIAMKGLDGGRINIATCSVGAAQGALDAARRYLHERQQFGKPLASFQALQFKLADMATELVAARQMVRLAASKLDAGHADASTYCAMAKRFATDAGFNVCNEALQLHGGYGYLSEFPLERLVRDARVHQILEGTNEIMRVIVARKLLEGDSDIR; translated from the coding sequence ATGAATTTCGAACTGTCCGAAGAACAGAACGCCTTTGCGCAGAGTGCGCGCGACTTTGCACAGGCCGAGTTCGCGCCCCATGCAGCCAGGTGGGACGCCGAGGCCTTCTTTCCGAAGGAGGCCATCGCCAAGGCCGGCGAGCTGGGCTTCTGCGGCCTCTACGCGCCCGAGCGCATCGGCGGGCTGGGCCTGCCGCGGCTCGATGCGGCACTGGTGTTCGAGGAAATGGCGGCGGTCGATCCGTCGACCACGGCCTTCATCACCATCCACAACATGGCGACGTGGATGCTCGGCACCTGGGCCGCCGACGAGGTGGCCGGGCAATGGGGCGAGGAACTGACGAGCGGGCGCAAGCTGGCCTCGTATTGCCTCACCGAGCCGGGCGCCGGCTCCGATGCGGGCTCGCTCAAGACGCGCGCCGAGCTGCAGGGCGCCGAATACGTCATCAACGGCGGCAAGGCGTTCATCTCGGGCGCGGGCGCCACCGACGTGCTGGTGCTGATGGCGCGCACCGGCGGCGCGGGTGCGAGCGGCATCTCGGCCTTCGCGGTGCCGGCCGATGCGCCCGGCATCAGCTACGGCAAGAAGGAACACAAGATGGGCTGGAACAGCCAGCCCACGCGCACCATCAACTTCGACAACGTGCGCGTGCCCGCGCAGAACCTGCTGGGCAAGGAAGGAGAGGGCTTCCGCATCGCGATGAAGGGCCTCGACGGCGGGCGCATCAACATCGCGACCTGCTCGGTGGGCGCAGCACAGGGCGCACTCGACGCGGCGCGCCGCTACCTGCACGAACGCCAGCAGTTCGGCAAGCCGCTCGCGAGCTTCCAGGCGCTGCAGTTCAAGCTGGCCGACATGGCGACCGAACTGGTCGCGGCGCGGCAGATGGTGCGGCTGGCGGCCTCCAAGCTCGACGCTGGCCATGCAGACGCCAGCACCTACTGCGCGATGGCCAAGCGCTTCGCGACGGATGCGGGCTTCAACGTGTGCAACGAGGCGCTGCAGCTGCACGGCGGCTACGGCTATCTCAGCGAGTTCCCGCTCGAGCGGCTGGTGCGCGACGCGCGCGTGCACCAGATCCTCGAGGGCACCAACGAAATCATGCGCGTGATCGTTGCGCGCAAATTGCTGGAGGGCGACAGCGACATCCGCTAG